The following coding sequences are from one Pseudomonas oryzae window:
- a CDS encoding tetratricopeptide repeat protein — translation MNKSLALLTTLTLLGGCQTLPSAGPDDQQAPPAASETAAPAPSASFSPDTLYSLLAAELAGQRERYDIALANYMEQAHATGDPAVAERAYRIAEYVGAEDAALDAALLWADSAPGNLDAQRIAAIQLARAGRQDEAMRYMELVLKAKGDTHFDFLALTAAQTDPETRAGLRQSFERLLERYPDNPQLLFGRAVLLQQDGRSEEALASLEQHPAGSREVAPLLLRARLLASLDRDEEVLPLLKDGLRQHPDDKRLRLAYARQLLEAERLKEAREQFAELLRRFPEDDDLRLSLALISLEAKERDDARGHLLTLIERDAHTDTAHFHLGQIAEQDGDTNAALEQYAAVGAGDEYLPAQVRRTALLVKLGRDAEARRQLASARESQPDVALQLYLIEVESLTEQERLGDAWKVVGEALERYPDDLNLLYTRAMLAEKRGDLSGLERDLRFILEREPDNAMALNALGYTLADRTTRYQEALELIEKAYALNPDDPAILDSLGWVSYRLGDLAKAEQFLRLALARMPDHEVAAHLGEVLWAAGKQTEAREVWRKALTDTPDSAILRDTLKRLTGKVKP, via the coding sequence ATGAACAAATCCCTTGCGCTGCTGACCACCCTGACCTTGCTCGGTGGTTGCCAGACCCTGCCTTCCGCCGGTCCCGACGACCAGCAGGCGCCACCGGCCGCCAGCGAAACCGCTGCCCCCGCGCCCAGCGCCTCGTTCAGCCCCGACACCCTGTACAGCCTGCTGGCCGCCGAGCTGGCCGGTCAGCGCGAGCGCTACGACATCGCCCTGGCCAACTACATGGAGCAGGCCCACGCCACCGGCGATCCCGCGGTGGCCGAGCGCGCCTACCGCATCGCCGAATACGTCGGCGCCGAAGATGCCGCCCTGGACGCCGCCCTGCTGTGGGCCGACAGCGCCCCGGGCAACCTCGACGCCCAGCGCATCGCCGCCATCCAGCTGGCCCGCGCCGGACGCCAGGACGAAGCCATGCGCTACATGGAGCTGGTGCTCAAGGCCAAGGGCGACACCCACTTCGACTTCCTTGCCCTGACCGCCGCGCAGACCGACCCGGAAACCCGCGCCGGCCTGCGCCAGAGCTTCGAGCGCCTGCTCGAACGCTACCCGGACAACCCCCAGCTGCTGTTCGGCCGCGCCGTGCTGCTGCAGCAGGACGGCCGCAGCGAGGAAGCCCTGGCCAGCCTCGAGCAGCATCCGGCGGGCAGCCGCGAGGTTGCGCCGCTGCTGCTGCGCGCCCGCCTGCTGGCCAGCCTGGATCGCGACGAGGAAGTGCTGCCACTGCTCAAGGACGGCCTGCGCCAGCATCCGGACGACAAGCGCCTGCGCCTGGCCTACGCCCGCCAGCTGCTGGAAGCGGAGCGCCTGAAGGAAGCCCGCGAGCAGTTCGCCGAGCTGCTGCGCCGCTTCCCCGAGGATGACGACCTGCGTCTGTCGCTGGCGCTGATCAGCCTGGAGGCCAAAGAGCGCGACGATGCGCGCGGCCACCTACTGACCCTGATCGAGCGCGATGCCCATACCGATACCGCCCACTTCCACCTCGGCCAGATCGCCGAGCAGGACGGCGATACGAACGCCGCCCTGGAGCAGTACGCCGCGGTCGGCGCAGGCGACGAGTACTTGCCGGCGCAGGTACGCCGCACCGCCCTGCTGGTCAAGCTCGGCCGCGATGCCGAAGCCCGTCGCCAGCTGGCCAGCGCCCGCGAGAGCCAGCCGGACGTCGCCCTGCAGCTCTATCTGATCGAGGTCGAGAGCCTGACCGAGCAGGAGCGTCTGGGCGATGCCTGGAAGGTGGTCGGCGAGGCCCTCGAGCGCTACCCCGACGACCTCAACCTGCTGTACACCCGTGCCATGCTGGCGGAGAAACGCGGCGACCTCAGCGGCCTGGAACGCGACCTGCGCTTCATCCTCGAGCGCGAGCCGGACAACGCCATGGCCCTCAACGCCCTCGGCTACACCCTGGCCGATCGCACCACCCGCTACCAGGAGGCCCTGGAGCTGATCGAGAAGGCCTATGCGCTGAACCCGGATGATCCGGCGATTCTCGACAGCCTCGGCTGGGTCAGCTATCGCCTCGGCGATCTGGCCAAGGCCGAACAGTTCCTGCGTCTGGCCCTCGCGCGCATGCCCGACCACGAGGTCGCCGCCCACCTGGGCGAAGTGCTGTGGGCCGCCGGCAAGCAGACCGAGGCCCGCGAAGTCTGGCGCAAGGCGCTGACCGACACCCCGGACAGCGCCATCCTGCGCGACACCCTCAAGCGCCTGACCGGCAAGGTGAAGCCGTGA
- the hemA gene encoding glutamyl-tRNA reductase: MAFLALGINHKTASVAVRERVAFGPEQLVDALQQLCRVTPCREAAILSTCNRSELYLALDESRAEAILTWLAGYHGLNLDELRACAYIHQDDAAVRHMMRVACGLDSMILGEPQILGQMKDAYATAREAGTLGPLLGRLFQATFSTAKTVRTDTRIGENPVSVAFAAVSLAKQIFSDLQRSQALLIGAGETIALVARHLHEQGVKRIVVANRTLERASALASEVGGHAVLLSAIPEELVGSDIVISSTASPLPILGKGAVESALKKRKHRPVFMVDIAVPRDIEPEVGELDDVYLYTVDDLHEVIAENLRNRQDAARAAEELVLTGVGEFMLRLRERDSLDLLRSYRQRAEQLRDDELAKALRLLGNGTPAEEALAQLARGLTNKLLHAPSVQLKKFSAAGRQDALAVAQELLDLDGEQHR, translated from the coding sequence ATGGCTTTTCTCGCCCTCGGCATCAACCACAAAACCGCATCGGTGGCGGTCCGCGAGCGCGTGGCCTTCGGCCCCGAGCAGCTGGTCGACGCCCTGCAGCAGCTGTGCCGGGTGACGCCGTGCCGCGAGGCGGCGATCCTCTCCACCTGCAACCGCAGCGAGCTGTATCTGGCGCTGGACGAGTCGCGCGCCGAGGCGATCCTGACCTGGCTGGCCGGCTATCACGGTCTCAACCTCGACGAGCTGCGCGCCTGCGCCTACATCCATCAGGACGACGCTGCCGTGCGCCACATGATGCGCGTGGCCTGCGGCCTGGATTCGATGATCCTCGGCGAGCCGCAGATCCTCGGCCAGATGAAGGACGCCTACGCCACCGCGCGCGAGGCCGGCACCCTGGGGCCGCTGCTCGGCCGCCTGTTCCAGGCCACCTTCAGCACCGCCAAGACCGTGCGCACCGACACCCGCATCGGCGAGAACCCGGTGTCGGTGGCCTTCGCCGCGGTGAGCCTGGCCAAGCAGATCTTCAGCGACCTGCAGCGCAGCCAGGCGCTGCTGATCGGCGCCGGCGAGACCATCGCCCTGGTCGCCCGCCACCTGCACGAGCAGGGGGTCAAGCGCATCGTGGTGGCCAACCGCACCCTCGAACGCGCCAGCGCGCTGGCCAGCGAGGTCGGCGGCCATGCCGTGCTGCTGTCGGCGATTCCCGAGGAGCTGGTGGGCAGCGACATCGTCATCAGCTCCACCGCCAGCCCGCTGCCGATCCTCGGCAAGGGCGCGGTGGAGAGTGCGCTGAAGAAGCGCAAGCACCGCCCGGTGTTCATGGTCGACATCGCCGTGCCGCGCGACATCGAGCCCGAGGTCGGCGAGCTGGACGACGTCTACCTGTACACCGTCGACGACCTCCACGAGGTGATCGCCGAGAACCTGCGCAACCGCCAGGACGCCGCGCGCGCCGCCGAGGAGCTGGTGCTCACCGGGGTCGGCGAGTTCATGCTGCGCCTGCGCGAGCGCGACAGCCTCGACCTGCTGCGCAGCTACCGCCAGCGCGCCGAGCAGCTGCGTGACGACGAACTGGCCAAGGCCCTGCGCCTGCTCGGCAACGGCACGCCGGCCGAGGAGGCCCTGGCCCAGCTGGCGCGCGGGCTGACCAACAAGCTGCTGCATGCGCCCAGCGTGCAACTGAAGAAGTTTTCCGCCGCCGGCCGCCAGGATGCGCTGGCCGTGGCCCAGGAACTGCTCGACCTCGACGGCGAGCAGCATCGCTAA
- the prfA gene encoding peptide chain release factor 1, with product MKASLLNKLDTLQDRFEELTALLGDAEVISDQTKFRAYSREYAEIEPVIEAFRAFRKVQGDLEGAQALLKDSDPDLREMAEEEVAAAKAQLETLEANLQRMLLPKDPNDGRNVFLEIRAGTGGDEAAIFSGDLFRMYSRYAERQGWRVEILSENEGEHGGYKEVIARVEGDNVYAKLKFESGAHRVQRVPETESQGRIHTSACTVAVLPEPDEQAAIEINPADLRIDTYRASGAGGQHVNKTESAIRITHMPSGIVVECQEERSQHKNRAKAMAWLAAKLQDQQDAAAHKEISETRKLLVGSGDRSERIRTYNFPQGRVTDHRINLTLYSLGEVMGGAVEQVIEPLLQEYQADQLAALGD from the coding sequence ATGAAAGCCTCGCTGCTGAACAAGCTCGACACCCTGCAGGACCGTTTCGAGGAGCTGACCGCGCTGCTCGGCGATGCCGAGGTGATCAGCGATCAGACGAAATTCCGTGCCTACTCGCGCGAATACGCAGAGATCGAGCCGGTGATCGAGGCCTTCCGCGCCTTTCGCAAGGTGCAGGGCGACCTCGAGGGTGCCCAGGCGCTGCTCAAGGACAGCGACCCCGACCTACGCGAGATGGCCGAGGAGGAAGTCGCCGCGGCCAAGGCCCAGCTCGAGACGCTGGAGGCCAACCTGCAGCGCATGCTGCTGCCCAAGGACCCCAACGACGGTCGCAACGTGTTCCTCGAGATCCGCGCCGGCACCGGCGGCGACGAGGCGGCGATCTTCTCCGGCGACCTGTTCCGCATGTACTCGCGCTATGCCGAGCGCCAGGGCTGGCGCGTCGAGATCCTCTCCGAGAACGAGGGCGAGCACGGTGGCTACAAGGAGGTGATCGCCCGCGTCGAGGGCGACAACGTCTACGCCAAGCTCAAGTTCGAGTCCGGCGCCCATCGCGTGCAGCGCGTGCCGGAAACCGAGTCGCAGGGGCGCATCCACACCTCGGCCTGCACCGTGGCGGTGCTGCCCGAGCCGGACGAGCAGGCGGCCATCGAGATCAACCCGGCCGACCTGCGCATCGATACCTACCGCGCTTCGGGCGCCGGCGGTCAGCACGTCAACAAGACCGAGTCGGCGATCCGCATCACCCACATGCCCTCGGGCATCGTGGTCGAGTGCCAGGAAGAGCGCTCGCAGCACAAGAACCGCGCCAAGGCCATGGCCTGGCTGGCGGCCAAGCTGCAGGACCAGCAGGACGCCGCGGCGCACAAGGAGATCTCCGAGACCCGCAAGCTGCTGGTCGGTTCGGGTGACCGCTCCGAGCGCATCCGCACCTACAACTTCCCGCAGGGCCGGGTCACCGACCACCGCATCAACCTGACCCTCTACTCGCTGGGCGAGGTCATGGGCGGCGCGGTGGAACAGGTGATCGAGCCGCTGCTGCAGGAGTACCAGGCCGACCAGCTGGCGGCGCTTGGCGATTGA
- the prmC gene encoding peptide chain release factor N(5)-glutamine methyltransferase has translation MPTIEALLNSAELPDSPSARLDAELLLAHVLGKPRSYLRTWPEREPDAAQCAAFAALLARRCQGEPVAYLLGRQGFWSLELEVAPHTLIPRPDTELLVETALALGPQGPARVLDLGTGSGAIALALASERPAWQVLGVDRVAEAVALAERNRARLGLDNARFVESLWFAALGGERFRLIVGNPPYIAAEDPHLAQGDVRFEPASALVAGRDGLDDIRLIVREAPEHLDAGGWLLLEHGYDQAEAVRALFAARGFVAVESRRDLGGHERITLGQWQGGSDAE, from the coding sequence ATGCCCACTATCGAAGCTCTGTTGAACAGCGCCGAGCTGCCCGACTCGCCAAGCGCCCGCCTGGACGCCGAGCTGCTGCTCGCCCACGTGCTCGGCAAGCCGCGCAGCTACCTGCGCACCTGGCCGGAGCGCGAGCCCGACGCTGCGCAGTGCGCCGCCTTTGCCGCACTGCTGGCGCGTCGCTGTCAGGGCGAGCCGGTCGCCTACCTGCTCGGCCGCCAGGGTTTCTGGAGCCTGGAGCTGGAGGTGGCGCCGCACACCCTGATTCCCCGTCCGGACACCGAACTGCTGGTCGAGACCGCGCTGGCGCTGGGGCCGCAGGGCCCCGCGCGGGTGCTCGACCTCGGCACCGGCAGCGGTGCCATTGCCCTGGCGCTGGCCAGCGAGCGGCCGGCCTGGCAGGTGCTCGGTGTCGACCGAGTGGCCGAGGCGGTGGCGCTCGCCGAGCGCAACCGCGCGCGCCTCGGGCTGGACAATGCCCGCTTCGTCGAGAGCCTGTGGTTCGCCGCGCTGGGCGGTGAGCGGTTCCGGCTGATCGTCGGCAACCCGCCATACATCGCCGCCGAAGACCCGCACTTGGCGCAGGGCGACGTACGCTTCGAGCCGGCCAGCGCGTTGGTGGCCGGCCGTGACGGGCTGGACGACATTCGCCTGATCGTGCGTGAGGCGCCGGAGCATCTGGACGCCGGTGGCTGGTTGCTGCTCGAGCATGGCTACGATCAGGCCGAGGCGGTGCGCGCGCTGTTCGCCGCCCGCGGTTTCGTCGCCGTGGAAAGCCGCCGCGATCTCGGCGGCCACGAGCGCATCACCCTCGGCCAGTGGCAGGGAGGCAGCGATGCTGAGTGA
- the moeB gene encoding molybdopterin-synthase adenylyltransferase MoeB: MLSDDELLRYSRQILLKQVDIDGQLRIRAGKVLVVGLGGLGSPVALYLAAAGVGELHLADFDTVDLTNLQRQVIHDSNNVGQAKVDSAMARLAAINPHVRLLPLRQALDADTLSAAVAAVDVVVDCCDNFTTRAAVNAACVAAGRPLVSGAAIRLEGQLSVFDPRNAASPCYHCLYGAGSEAELTCSEAGVLGPLVGLVGSLQALETLKLLAGFGEPLVGRLLLVDALGSRFRELRVKRDPQCPVCGGRHGQ, from the coding sequence ATGCTGAGTGACGATGAACTGCTGCGCTACAGCCGGCAGATCCTGCTGAAGCAGGTCGACATCGATGGCCAGTTGCGTATCCGTGCCGGCAAGGTGCTGGTGGTCGGCCTCGGTGGCCTCGGCTCGCCGGTGGCGCTGTACCTGGCCGCTGCCGGGGTCGGCGAGCTGCACCTGGCCGACTTCGACACGGTCGACCTGACCAACCTGCAGCGCCAGGTGATCCACGACAGCAATAATGTCGGCCAGGCCAAGGTCGACTCGGCGATGGCGCGTCTGGCGGCCATCAACCCCCATGTGCGGCTGCTGCCGCTGCGCCAGGCGCTGGACGCCGATACGCTGTCCGCCGCGGTGGCGGCGGTCGACGTGGTGGTCGACTGCTGCGACAACTTCACCACCCGCGCCGCGGTCAACGCCGCCTGCGTCGCCGCCGGCCGGCCGCTGGTGTCCGGCGCGGCGATCCGCCTCGAGGGCCAGCTGTCGGTGTTCGATCCGCGCAACGCCGCCAGCCCCTGCTACCACTGCCTGTACGGCGCCGGCAGCGAGGCCGAGCTGACCTGCAGCGAGGCCGGCGTGCTCGGCCCGCTGGTGGGGCTGGTCGGCAGCCTGCAGGCGCTGGAGACGCTCAAGCTCTTGGCCGGCTTCGGCGAGCCGCTGGTCGGCCGCCTGCTGCTGGTCGATGCGCTGGGCAGCCGTTTCCGCGAGCTGCGCGTCAAGCGCGACCCGCAGTGCCCGGTCTGCGGAGGGCGGCATGGCCAGTGA
- the murI gene encoding glutamate racemase: protein MASEAPVGVFDSGVGGLSVLGELRARLPRESLLYVADSGHVPYGEKSPDYIRERCRRIADFLLTQGAKALVVACNTATVAAVGELRERHPGLPIVGMEPAVKPAAAATRSGVVGVLATTGTLRSARFAALLDRFASDVRVVTQPCPGLVECVEQGALTAPATRTLLEAYVQPLLAQGCDTLILGCTHYPFLKPLLRQLVPSGVELIDTGAAVARQLERLLAEHELLAAGAAQPTHFWSSGDPQALARVLPVLWGEAAPVAALEV from the coding sequence ATGGCCAGTGAGGCCCCGGTCGGCGTGTTCGACTCCGGGGTCGGTGGTCTGTCGGTGCTCGGCGAGCTGCGTGCGCGTCTGCCCCGCGAGTCGCTGCTCTACGTCGCCGACAGCGGTCACGTGCCCTACGGCGAGAAGAGCCCCGACTACATCCGCGAACGCTGCCGGCGCATCGCCGATTTCCTGCTGACACAGGGCGCCAAGGCGCTGGTGGTGGCCTGCAACACCGCCACGGTGGCGGCGGTGGGCGAGTTGCGCGAGCGCCATCCCGGCCTGCCGATCGTCGGCATGGAGCCGGCGGTCAAGCCGGCGGCGGCGGCGACCCGCAGTGGCGTGGTCGGCGTGCTGGCCACTACCGGCACGCTGCGGAGCGCCCGGTTCGCCGCCCTGCTGGATCGCTTCGCCAGCGACGTGCGGGTGGTCACCCAGCCCTGCCCTGGGCTGGTCGAGTGCGTCGAGCAGGGCGCGCTGACGGCGCCGGCGACCCGCACGCTGCTCGAAGCCTACGTGCAACCGCTGCTGGCGCAGGGTTGCGATACCCTGATCCTCGGCTGCACCCACTATCCCTTTCTCAAACCGCTGCTGCGCCAACTGGTGCCGAGCGGCGTCGAACTGATCGACACCGGGGCTGCGGTGGCGCGCCAGCTCGAACGCCTGCTCGCCGAGCACGAGCTGCTCGCCGCGGGCGCGGCGCAGCCGACACACTTCTGGTCCAGTGGCGATCCGCAGGCTCTGGCGCGCGTGCTGCCGGTGCTGTGGGGCGAAGCGGCGCCGGTGGCGGCGCTGGAAGTCTGA
- a CDS encoding acyloxyacyl hydrolase, giving the protein MKRLLSVTAVLATALGASAPASAWDVTLAAGVTRESTEVVRLGLQQDFGRSWWQSSTGQLTGYWDGGYTYWFGDKSASNHSLSFAPVFVYEFAGENVRPYIEAGIGVAFFESTEFEEHDLSTSFQFEDRLGFGLRFAGQEVGLRAIHYSNAGIKNPNDGAETYTLHYRTAF; this is encoded by the coding sequence ATGAAGCGATTGCTGAGCGTCACCGCTGTACTGGCAACGGCCCTGGGCGCGAGCGCACCGGCCAGCGCCTGGGACGTCACCCTGGCCGCCGGTGTGACCCGCGAGTCCACCGAGGTGGTGCGCCTGGGCTTGCAGCAGGACTTCGGTCGCAGCTGGTGGCAGAGCTCCACCGGCCAGCTGACCGGCTACTGGGATGGCGGCTACACCTACTGGTTCGGCGACAAGAGCGCCAGCAACCACAGCCTGTCGTTCGCCCCGGTGTTCGTCTACGAGTTCGCCGGCGAGAACGTGCGCCCCTACATCGAGGCCGGTATCGGCGTGGCCTTCTTCGAGAGCACCGAGTTCGAGGAGCACGACCTGAGCACATCTTTCCAGTTCGAGGATCGCCTCGGCTTCGGCCTGCGCTTCGCCGGGCAGGAAGTCGGCCTGCGCGCCATCCACTACTCCAATGCGGGGATCAAGAATCCCAACGACGGCGCCGAGACCTATACGCTGCACTACCGCACCGCGTTCTGA
- a CDS encoding NAD(P)/FAD-dependent oxidoreductase has protein sequence MNSPIAIIGSGMAGLSAANALTAAGLAVHLFDKSRGSGGRMSSRRTEIGDLDLGAQYFTARDRRFVETVQQWQENGWLDQWKPALYQSQAGELSLSPDTQLRFIGVPRMSALTRNLLGELPITFACRITEVFRGEQHWHLQDADGQSHGPFSRVIIATPAPQATALLSSAPKLAATVASAVMDPVWAVGLAFAKPLATPVEGCFVQDSPLDWVARNRSKPGRQAEPDAWVLHASSQWTRQHLDLPREAVIEQLRCAFAELIGCAVPEADFSLAHRWLYGRPAQAHQWGALADPDLGLYACGDWCLSGRVEGAWLSGQEAARRLLEHAA, from the coding sequence ATGAACAGTCCCATCGCCATCATTGGCAGCGGCATGGCCGGGCTCTCCGCGGCCAACGCCCTCACGGCGGCGGGGTTAGCCGTGCATTTGTTCGACAAGAGCCGCGGCAGCGGCGGCCGCATGTCGAGTCGGCGCACCGAGATCGGCGATCTCGACCTCGGCGCGCAGTATTTCACCGCCCGCGACCGGCGCTTCGTGGAAACCGTGCAGCAGTGGCAGGAGAACGGCTGGCTCGACCAGTGGAAGCCCGCCCTGTACCAGTCCCAGGCCGGCGAGCTTTCCTTGTCGCCCGACACCCAGCTGCGCTTCATCGGCGTGCCGCGCATGAGCGCGCTGACCCGTAACCTGCTCGGCGAGCTGCCGATCACCTTCGCCTGCCGCATCACCGAGGTGTTCCGCGGCGAGCAGCACTGGCACCTGCAGGACGCCGACGGCCAGAGCCACGGCCCGTTCAGCCGGGTGATCATCGCCACCCCCGCGCCGCAGGCCACCGCCCTGCTGTCCAGCGCTCCGAAGCTGGCCGCCACCGTGGCCAGTGCGGTGATGGACCCGGTGTGGGCCGTCGGGCTGGCCTTCGCCAAGCCGCTGGCCACCCCGGTGGAAGGCTGCTTCGTGCAGGACAGCCCGCTCGACTGGGTCGCACGCAACCGCAGCAAGCCGGGCCGTCAGGCCGAGCCGGATGCCTGGGTGCTGCACGCCAGCAGCCAGTGGACCCGGCAGCACCTCGATCTGCCGCGCGAGGCGGTGATCGAGCAACTGCGCTGCGCCTTCGCCGAGCTGATCGGCTGCGCCGTGCCGGAAGCCGACTTCAGCCTGGCCCACCGCTGGCTCTACGGCCGCCCGGCGCAGGCCCACCAGTGGGGCGCCCTGGCCGATCCGGATCTCGGTCTGTACGCCTGCGGCGACTGGTGCCTGTCCGGCCGGGTCGAGGGCGCCTGGCTCAGCGGCCAGGAGGCAGCCCGCCGCCTGCTCGAGCATGCGGCCTGA
- a CDS encoding TIGR01777 family oxidoreductase has translation MRILLTGGTGLIGRALCRLWAAQGHELLVWSRRPAEVAELCSGARGVGRLQELDGEAMPDAVVNLAGAPIADRPWTAARRRLLWESRVTLTRQLVDWLASRPLKPRVLLSGSAVGWYGDGGERRLSEDSAAGGEDFGSELCFAWEGEARRAEELGVRVVLIRTAPVLAREGGMLGRLLPPFRLGLGGRLGSGRQWMPWIHIEDEVGLIDFLLQHEECSGPYNACAPNAVRNAEFTRILARVLHRPALLPAPACVLRLVLGEMAGLLLGGQHLQPLRAMEAGYQFRFSDLETALADLLGSH, from the coding sequence GTGCGCATTCTGCTGACCGGCGGTACCGGACTGATCGGACGGGCACTGTGCCGCCTTTGGGCTGCGCAGGGGCACGAGTTGCTGGTGTGGAGCCGCCGCCCCGCTGAGGTGGCCGAGCTGTGCAGCGGCGCGCGGGGTGTCGGTCGTCTGCAGGAGTTGGATGGCGAGGCGATGCCGGACGCGGTGGTGAACCTGGCGGGAGCGCCGATCGCCGACCGGCCGTGGACCGCCGCGCGGCGCCGCCTGCTGTGGGAAAGTCGGGTGACCCTGACCCGGCAGCTGGTCGACTGGCTGGCCAGCCGACCGCTCAAGCCTCGCGTGCTGCTGTCCGGTTCGGCGGTCGGCTGGTACGGCGATGGCGGCGAGCGCCGCCTCAGCGAGGACAGTGCCGCCGGGGGCGAGGACTTCGGCAGCGAGCTGTGCTTCGCCTGGGAAGGCGAGGCGCGGCGCGCCGAAGAGCTGGGCGTCCGCGTGGTGCTGATTCGCACCGCGCCGGTGCTGGCGCGCGAGGGCGGCATGCTGGGACGCCTGTTGCCGCCGTTCCGCCTGGGCCTGGGCGGGCGTCTGGGCAGCGGCCGGCAGTGGATGCCATGGATCCACATCGAGGACGAGGTCGGCCTGATCGACTTTCTTTTGCAGCACGAGGAATGCAGCGGTCCCTATAATGCCTGCGCGCCGAACGCGGTGCGCAACGCCGAGTTCACCCGCATCCTGGCCCGCGTGCTGCACCGTCCGGCGCTGTTGCCCGCTCCGGCCTGCGTGCTGCGCCTGGTACTCGGCGAGATGGCCGGTCTGCTGCTCGGTGGCCAGCATCTGCAGCCGCTGCGCGCCATGGAAGCGGGCTACCAGTTTCGTTTTTCCGACCTGGAGACGGCCCTGGCCGATCTGCTGGGCTCTCACTGA
- the hemH gene encoding ferrochelatase: MTDHALLLVNLGSPASTAVADVRRYLNQFLMDPHVIDLPWPLRRLIVAMILIRRPAASAEAYRSIWWADGSPLVVLSRRLQAKVAERWKDGPVELAMRYGEPSIEGALQRLAASGARRVTLVPLYPQFADSTVTTVVEEARRVLLARNLKLKMDVLPPFYDQPEYLEALADSARPYLAQGFDHLLLSYHGLPERHLHKSDPTGAHCLRGDDCCQRASGDVLASCYRAQCLRTSSGFARYAGLRDEQWSVSFQSRLGRAKWIEPYTEATLDELAGKGVKKLLVMCPAFVADCIETLEEIGERGREQFREAGGEELVLVPCLNDHPQWVEALVRLCERMPQEL, from the coding sequence ATGACCGATCACGCGTTGCTGCTGGTCAACCTCGGTTCGCCAGCCTCCACCGCGGTGGCCGACGTGCGTCGCTACCTCAACCAGTTCCTGATGGACCCCCATGTCATCGACCTGCCCTGGCCGCTGCGCCGGCTGATCGTGGCGATGATCCTGATCCGGCGCCCGGCTGCCTCGGCCGAGGCCTATCGCTCGATCTGGTGGGCGGATGGCTCGCCACTGGTGGTGCTCAGCCGCCGCCTGCAGGCCAAGGTGGCGGAGCGCTGGAAGGACGGGCCGGTCGAACTGGCGATGCGCTACGGCGAACCCTCCATCGAGGGCGCCCTGCAGCGGCTGGCCGCTTCCGGGGCGCGCCGGGTGACCCTGGTGCCGCTGTATCCGCAGTTCGCCGACAGCACGGTGACCACCGTGGTCGAGGAGGCCAGACGGGTGCTGCTGGCTCGTAACCTCAAGCTGAAGATGGACGTGCTGCCGCCGTTCTACGACCAGCCGGAATACCTCGAAGCCCTGGCGGACAGCGCCCGGCCCTATCTGGCGCAGGGCTTCGATCACCTGCTGCTCAGTTATCACGGTCTGCCCGAGCGGCATCTGCACAAGAGCGATCCCACCGGCGCGCACTGCCTGAGGGGCGATGACTGCTGCCAGCGTGCCAGCGGGGACGTCCTCGCCAGCTGCTATCGCGCCCAGTGCCTGCGTACCAGCAGCGGTTTTGCCCGGTACGCGGGGCTGCGGGATGAGCAGTGGTCGGTATCCTTCCAGTCACGCCTGGGGCGTGCCAAGTGGATCGAGCCCTACACCGAGGCGACGCTCGACGAGCTGGCCGGCAAGGGCGTGAAGAAACTGCTGGTGATGTGTCCGGCATTCGTCGCCGACTGCATCGAGACCCTCGAGGAGATCGGCGAGCGCGGACGCGAGCAGTTCCGCGAAGCCGGCGGCGAGGAGCTGGTGCTGGTGCCGTGCCTCAACGATCACCCGCAGTGGGTGGAGGCGCTGGTCCGGCTGTGCGAGCGCATGCCGCAGGAACTGTGA